In Zingiber officinale cultivar Zhangliang chromosome 1A, Zo_v1.1, whole genome shotgun sequence, a genomic segment contains:
- the LOC122033111 gene encoding F-box protein At5g67140-like, producing MEAEMETGSEIEWLPVDLLAYIFSLALSFRDLARASGVCRKWRRGVAESLARKERLSFAGWKVDDESASRVVQASYNIKELDISRSCWGCQITDEGLHKISQTKCVGNLLSISMWGMTGITDKGVIQLVTRANSLQHLNVGGTFITNESLYAVANSCPHVKTIVLWSCRHVTEQGLTMLVKKCRKLESINVWGMRLSVDCFVSLLAISPALKIKPITQQLGVWPVA from the exons ATGGAGGCGGAGATGGAGACGGGGTCCGAGATAGAGTGGTTGCCCGTGGACCTCCTCGCCTACATCTTCTCGCTCGCCCTCTCCTTTAGGGATTTGGCTCG GGCGAGCGGAGTTTGTCGGAAGTGGCGGCGTGGGGTGGCGGAGTCGCTTGCGAGGAAGGAGCGGCTCAGCTTCGCTGGGTGGAAGGTGGATGACGAGTCCGCCTCCAGGGTCGTGCAGGCTTCCTACAATATAAAGGAGCTGGATAt TTCCAGGAGTTGTTGGGGTTGCCAGATAACTGACGAAGGGCTGCATAAGATTTCACAAACAAAATGCGTTGGTAATCTATTATCCATATCAATGTGGGGCATGACTGGAATCACCGATAAAGGAGTAATTCAATTG GTGACGAGAGCTAATTCCTTACAGCACCTGAATGTTGGGGGTACATTTATTACAAATGAATCTTTGTATGCAGTTGCCAATAGTTGTCCACATGTCAAG ACTATCGTTCTATGGAGCTGCCGCCATGTCACGGAGCAGGGCCTCACCATGCTCGTCAAGAAGTGTCGGAAGCTCGAATCGATCAATGTTTGGGGCATGAGGCTGTCTGTAGATTGCTTTGTGAGCTTGCTTGCCATCAGCCCTGCTTTGAAGATAAAACCTATCACCCAGCAACTTGGTGTTTGGCCAGTGGCATAA